The following are encoded together in the Humulus lupulus chromosome 5, drHumLupu1.1, whole genome shotgun sequence genome:
- the LOC133777478 gene encoding uncharacterized protein LOC133777478 isoform X1, translated as MLIRDPKRRISAHDVLCTASVALKFSGSFVFKENVLSFLKSFGFADCNWAEEEDEEQNIQDNRDGTQQGFPFGANQLTLPPWWLQIWVTQVTRRAWESVNSILWS; from the exons ATGCTTATTCGAGATCCCAAAAGGCGGATATCTGCACATGATGTTTTGT GCACAGCATCTGTTGCACTGAAATTTTCTGGCTCCTTTGTTTTTAAAGAGAATGTTCTTTCATTCTTAAAGAGTTTTGG TTTTGCAGACTGTAATTGggcagaagaagaagatgaggagcAAAACATCCAGGATAACAGGGATGGAACTCAACAAGGTTTTCCTTTTGGAGCAAACCAACTTACCTTACCCCCCTGGTGGCTTCAAATTTGG GTTACACAGGTGACAAGGAGAGCCTGGGAAAGTGTGAACAG TATTTTATGGAGTTGA
- the LOC133777478 gene encoding uncharacterized protein LOC133777478 isoform X2 gives MLIRDPKRRISAHDVLCTASVALKFSGSFVFKENVLSFLKSFGFADCNWAEEEDEEQNIQDNRDGTQQGFPFGANQLTLPPWWLQIWS, from the exons ATGCTTATTCGAGATCCCAAAAGGCGGATATCTGCACATGATGTTTTGT GCACAGCATCTGTTGCACTGAAATTTTCTGGCTCCTTTGTTTTTAAAGAGAATGTTCTTTCATTCTTAAAGAGTTTTGG TTTTGCAGACTGTAATTGggcagaagaagaagatgaggagcAAAACATCCAGGATAACAGGGATGGAACTCAACAAGGTTTTCCTTTTGGAGCAAACCAACTTACCTTACCCCCCTGGTGGCTTCAAATTTGG AGCTAG